A window of Limosilactobacillus reuteri genomic DNA:
ATTGCCGAGAAACTCGGACTTTCAGAAGACAAAATCGAACAATATGGTAAGCACAAAGCTAAAATTGATTTAAATGTAAAGCCGTTACCTGATAAAAAACATAAACTAATTTTAGTTACGTCCATCAATCCGACTCCTGCTGGTGAAGGAAAGTCGACTGTCCTCATTGGCTTAGGGGATGCATTAAATCAGTTAAATTATCAGACGACGATTGCGATGCGTGAACCATCGATGGGTCCCGTTTTTGGGATAAAAGGTGGTGCAACCGGTGGTGGATATAGTCAGGTTGTTCCAATGGAAGATATTAACCTGAACTTTACCGGTGACTTGCATGCTCTTACAAGTGCTAATAATACTTTGGCCGCTTTAATTGATAACTATATTATGCGTGATAATGCAATGAACCTTGATCCGCGGCGAATTATCTGGAAACGGGTAGAAGACGTTAACGATCGTGCGCTCCGGAATGTAGTTACCGGTCTTGGCGGTCCAATGGCTGGTGTTCCACGTGAAACGGGCTTCGATATTACAGCTGCTTCCGAGTTGATGGCAATTTTATGCCTTTCAACTAGTCTTCATGACTTGAAAGAACGGATTAGTCGAATTGTAGTAGGATATACATACGATAAAGAACCGGTTACAGTTGGTCAGCTTAATTTTCAGGATGCAATTACAATTATCTTGAAAGACGCATTAAAGCCTAACCTTGTTCAAACTTTAGACCATACGCCAACAATTGTACACGGAGGACCATTTGCTAACATTGCGCATGGATGTAATAGTGTTCTGGCGACGCAAACTGCTCTTAACCTTTCTGACTATACTGTAACGGAAGCTGGCTTTGGGGCTGACCTTGGTGGGGAAAAATTCCTTGATATTAAACAACGTGTTCTTGGCAAGCATCCAGATGCAATTGTCATCGTAGCGACTGTCCGGGCGCTAGAATACAATGGCGGGGCCAAGCTCGCAGACTTAAATGAAGAAAATCTTGATGCGCTGAAAAAAGGTATGGCAAACCTTAATCGGCACATTAAGAATATGCAATTATATGGGTTACCAATCGTAGTTGCAATCAATCATTTTGTCAGTGATACCGATAAAGAAATCCAAATGATTAAGGATGATTGTGCTAAGCAAAATGTTGAAGCGATTTTGACTGATGCTTGGGCCAAGGGCGGTAAAGGTACCCATGATTTGGCTAATAAAGTAGTCGAACTTGCTGATAGTCCAAGTGAATTTACTCATATCTATGACGTTCAAGTTGATGACCTTCAAACTAAGTTAGAGAAGATTGCTAAGCAGATTTATGGCGCTAAAGAAGTATCATTTAGCCGTAAAGCACAAAATCAATTGAAGCGATTTGCTAAGTATGGATGGAATAATTTGCCAGTATGTATTGCTAAGACCCAGTATTCATTTACAGATGACCAAAAACAACTAGGTGCCCCAACTGACTTTACTTTCCATATTCGGGAATTGGTACCAAAGATCGGTGCCGGCTTTGTCGTGGCCTTAGCTGGTAATATGATGACAATGCCAGGCCTCCCTAAAGAACCAGTTGCTGTAAACATGACGATTGACGATAATGGTAAAATTACTGGATTATTCTAAATAACCAACACAAAACATCGATTGTGCAATAGCATACATCAATGCTTTTTTCACAAACTTTTCAAGGTTAGCGGGTTGAAGTTGTTGATATACTGCTATGTGAACTTAATCGTTTTTTTGCAAAATCATAAAATAAGGACTACGGTAAAGGTATATCGTTTTATAAGTTTAATTAGGTAGAGGAGAATGGATAA
This region includes:
- a CDS encoding formate--tetrahydrofolate ligase; the encoded protein is MTDIEIADQATLEPITEIAEKLGLSEDKIEQYGKHKAKIDLNVKPLPDKKHKLILVTSINPTPAGEGKSTVLIGLGDALNQLNYQTTIAMREPSMGPVFGIKGGATGGGYSQVVPMEDINLNFTGDLHALTSANNTLAALIDNYIMRDNAMNLDPRRIIWKRVEDVNDRALRNVVTGLGGPMAGVPRETGFDITAASELMAILCLSTSLHDLKERISRIVVGYTYDKEPVTVGQLNFQDAITIILKDALKPNLVQTLDHTPTIVHGGPFANIAHGCNSVLATQTALNLSDYTVTEAGFGADLGGEKFLDIKQRVLGKHPDAIVIVATVRALEYNGGAKLADLNEENLDALKKGMANLNRHIKNMQLYGLPIVVAINHFVSDTDKEIQMIKDDCAKQNVEAILTDAWAKGGKGTHDLANKVVELADSPSEFTHIYDVQVDDLQTKLEKIAKQIYGAKEVSFSRKAQNQLKRFAKYGWNNLPVCIAKTQYSFTDDQKQLGAPTDFTFHIRELVPKIGAGFVVALAGNMMTMPGLPKEPVAVNMTIDDNGKITGLF